A section of the Tumebacillus amylolyticus genome encodes:
- a CDS encoding class I SAM-dependent methyltransferase translates to MAEIQWPLVHTLVSELEAASISYMLVEESALWAQGVEGILPAKLTIEIQWDQFPDARDLFTKYDPREDEGKGWSSLSFTLDGVSVEILCRYNTVIVTNIDRWSVVHDGRKLYAKSFDFYRREWGPDDPRTAKITTFLRNLQREHSRINEEAWNQSTYDAWVHRYGTPATAAAWIKKDPEARLSPLNEYLGDLKGKKAVNLLGSHGAKGVAMALLGADAAVMDISRENAAYALDVAREAGVELKYVVSDVLDLPAEELSGEYDVVLMELGILHYFIDLLPLGVVVRELLKPGGRFVLHDFHPISTKLITSKGKKHKVTGNYFESGFEEADVAYSKHFPDNRELKKVRHRKWTLGEIVTAFAQAGLVIRVLSEEPNTKVDDIGLPKTFTMVAEKAGK, encoded by the coding sequence ATGGCAGAAATACAATGGCCGTTGGTACATACGCTCGTCTCCGAACTGGAAGCCGCGAGCATTTCGTATATGTTGGTAGAAGAGTCCGCACTGTGGGCGCAAGGTGTGGAGGGGATTCTGCCCGCGAAACTCACCATTGAGATTCAATGGGATCAGTTTCCGGACGCACGAGACCTGTTTACGAAGTACGACCCGCGGGAGGACGAAGGCAAGGGCTGGTCAAGCCTGTCCTTCACACTCGACGGCGTATCGGTTGAGATACTCTGCCGCTACAACACGGTGATTGTCACCAACATTGACCGCTGGAGCGTCGTCCACGACGGGCGCAAACTGTACGCCAAGTCGTTCGACTTCTACCGTCGCGAGTGGGGGCCGGATGACCCGCGCACGGCGAAGATCACGACGTTCCTGCGCAACTTGCAGAGAGAGCACAGCCGGATCAATGAAGAAGCGTGGAACCAAAGCACGTACGACGCTTGGGTTCACCGCTACGGAACGCCGGCAACAGCCGCCGCTTGGATCAAAAAAGACCCGGAAGCCCGCCTCTCACCGCTGAACGAGTATCTCGGCGATCTCAAGGGGAAAAAAGCGGTCAACCTGCTCGGCTCCCACGGTGCAAAAGGAGTCGCGATGGCATTGCTCGGAGCCGATGCCGCCGTGATGGACATCTCCCGTGAAAACGCCGCCTACGCGCTCGATGTTGCGCGTGAAGCGGGCGTGGAGCTGAAGTACGTCGTGTCCGACGTGCTGGATTTGCCTGCTGAGGAATTGAGCGGGGAGTATGACGTGGTGTTGATGGAGTTGGGCATCCTGCATTACTTCATTGACCTGTTGCCGCTGGGGGTTGTGGTTCGTGAACTGTTGAAGCCGGGCGGGAGATTTGTCTTGCACGATTTCCACCCGATTTCCACGAAGCTGATCACGTCGAAGGGCAAGAAGCACAAAGTCACGGGCAACTACTTCGAAAGCGGCTTTGAAGAAGCGGACGTAGCCTACAGCAAACACTTCCCCGACAACCGTGAGTTGAAGAAAGTTCGCCATCGCAAATGGACGCTCGGCGAAATCGTCACCGCTTTTGCTCAGGCGGGGCTGGTGATTCGCGTGCTCAGTGAGGAGCCGAATACAAAAGTGGACGACATCGGACTGCCCAAGACGTTCACGATGGTTGCGGAAAAAGCGGGGAAGTGA
- a CDS encoding metal ABC transporter substrate-binding protein — MNRWKKVISLLALTALLATGCTTSTDAKASHKLKIVTTFYPMYDFAKHVAGDRADVTLLIPANVEPHDWEPTPQDLIKIQNADVFVYNGAGLEGWVDKTLQSLHRDNLKVVEASKGLPLLDGQEQEEHTDRSDEHPMDPHVWLDPVLAQQQVKVIQQALSDLDPANAAHYQDDAGSYIRQLQDVDNAYRDVTSNAPRKDFVTSHSAFGYLAKRYGLEQIPISGLNPDIEPTTTQVADVVKIARDRKTPVIYFESLVSPKIAEMVAQEIGCETAVLDPLEGLSEEEQAQHMDYVTVMERNLEALKKSLLIPPR; from the coding sequence ATGAATAGATGGAAAAAAGTCATCAGCCTCTTGGCGTTGACCGCTCTGCTTGCAACCGGCTGTACCACCTCGACAGATGCCAAAGCCTCACATAAGTTGAAGATCGTCACCACCTTCTACCCGATGTACGACTTCGCCAAGCATGTCGCAGGAGATCGCGCCGATGTGACGCTGTTGATCCCCGCCAACGTCGAGCCGCACGACTGGGAGCCGACGCCCCAAGATTTGATCAAAATTCAAAATGCGGACGTCTTCGTCTACAACGGAGCCGGGCTCGAAGGCTGGGTGGACAAAACACTTCAGAGCTTGCATCGCGACAATTTGAAAGTTGTAGAAGCCTCCAAAGGATTGCCGCTTCTCGATGGTCAAGAGCAAGAGGAGCATACGGACAGATCCGACGAGCATCCGATGGACCCACACGTCTGGCTCGACCCCGTGCTGGCTCAACAACAGGTCAAAGTCATCCAGCAAGCCCTGTCCGATCTCGATCCCGCCAACGCCGCGCACTACCAAGACGATGCCGGTTCGTACATCCGTCAACTACAGGACGTCGACAACGCCTACCGTGATGTGACGAGCAACGCCCCCCGCAAGGATTTCGTCACGTCCCACTCGGCATTCGGCTATTTGGCGAAACGCTACGGCCTTGAACAGATTCCGATCTCAGGCTTGAACCCAGACATCGAACCGACCACGACACAGGTAGCGGATGTGGTCAAGATCGCGAGAGACCGCAAAACTCCGGTCATCTACTTCGAATCTCTCGTCTCTCCGAAAATCGCCGAGATGGTCGCACAGGAGATTGGATGCGAAACCGCCGTGCTCGACCCTTTAGAAGGCTTGTCCGAAGAAGAGCAGGCGCAACACATGGATTATGTGACGGTGATGGAACGCAACTTGGAAGCGCTGAAAAAATCACTCTTGATCCCGCCGAGGTGA